The genomic region GCTCGCACCGGTGCAGCCTGCCGATCCCGCCGTCGAGCCGGGACACCTGGAACAGGTCGTACGTGCCGAGATCGTCGAGGCCGAGGACCCCGAGCGACGCATCCGCCGCCGCATGCGGCTCATGCGCGAGTGGGTGGCCGCGCATCCGCGCATGGAGTTCGCCTACCGTGCGGCCGTCGCGATCGTCGGCGTGACGATGGTGATCGGCGGACTCATCCTCGTGCCGCTTCCCGGCCCGGGATGGCTGATCGTCTTCCTCGGGCTCGCCGTCCTGGGGACGGAGTTCCACTGGGCGCGCCGGGTCGCCGCGTGGCTGAAGAGCCTGCTCGACCGCTTCTGGGTGTGGTGGCGGGCTCGGCGCACGCGAAAAGCCGCCGCGAAGGCGGCGGCTGATCGGCTGGTGAGGATGGAAAGCGGGCGCTAGGCCCTTTCCAGTTCGTCCTCGTCTTCGTCGTCGTACTGGTCAGCCCACTTGTCGACGTACTCCTCGTCGTTCGACGGGTGACCCAGTTCACGCTCGAGCGCCGCGTAGTTGACGCTGTACGTGTCGTACTTGAGTTCACGGGCGATCTTTGTGTGCTTCGCCTTCTGACGGCCACGCCCCATGCGAGACCCCCTCATTTCAGAGTCGCGGGCTGTGCGCGGGTTTTCCGCTGCATACACCCGGGCATTCACGAATCCGGCACGCGCCGGTAAGAGTAGCATTCAGGATACCACGGTGCTTCGGTGCCCCGGCGGTGCCGAGATCGGCTCTCGTGGCGACGATGCTGAAGGGCGAATCACATGGCCGACGAGGAATACGGGGTCGACCAGGTCGACGCCGGGGACGCGACCACCCACGGAGCCGTCGTCGCGGCGGTGGTGCCCGGTCAGTCCCCGCGCGTGCTGAAAGAGGCGATGCACTACGCGCGCCTCCTCGACGCCCCGCTGCTTGTCGTCCACGTCGACGTCACGCGCTTCGTGACCTACGAGGACCCCGACGGCTACGTGCACTCCGCGCCGATCGACGTCAACATCGCCTCGGGCGAGAGCGACCTCGAAGAGGTCCGTCAGTCCGCCGACGACGTGCTCGCCGGCAGCGGCCTGACGTGGAGCATCCGTCAGCTGGTGGGCGATCCCGCGCTCGCCCTGAAGCACCTCGGCGACAAGATCGACGCCAGGATCTTCGTCGTCGGCACCCGCAAGCACGGCTTCGGCGAGTCGCTGCGGGAGTTCTTCACGGGATCGGTCGCCGCGCGGCTCTCCCACCGCCAGCACCGGCCGGTCCTCGTCATCCCGCTGGGCGAGCCCGTCCCCGACGACGAGGACCCCTGGTCCGCCTGACCGGTTCAGCCGCGCAGCGTGCGCGTGACGTCGCGCGCGATGCGGTCGAGTCCGTCCACGAGGTCGTCCACGAGGGTGTCGGCGAGCTGCCCGCCCTGTGACACGAACGTGCGCAGGTCGCTGCGCACGCGCACCCGGAAGTCGTTGACCGCGGCGTCCGCTCGGTTCAGCTGCTCCCGGCTGCGCACCCGCGGGTCCGCGCCGGGCTCGTCGCGTGGGGCGCCGGCGCGCTCCTGGCGGGTGGCCGAGGCGAGGTCGGCACGCAGGCTCTTCATCGCCTCGCGCACGCTGCCGCGCACCTCGTCGGCGATGAGGCGCACCGAGTCGGCGAGCCCCTCCTCGATGTCCTCGAGCTCGCCCGAGCGAGCGGCGACCTCGGCGCGCCCGGCCTCGGT from Microbacter sp. GSS18 harbors:
- a CDS encoding TIGR02611 family protein, translated to MTLAPVQPADPAVEPGHLEQVVRAEIVEAEDPERRIRRRMRLMREWVAAHPRMEFAYRAAVAIVGVTMVIGGLILVPLPGPGWLIVFLGLAVLGTEFHWARRVAAWLKSLLDRFWVWWRARRTRKAAAKAAADRLVRMESGR
- a CDS encoding DUF3073 domain-containing protein, coding for MGRGRQKAKHTKIARELKYDTYSVNYAALERELGHPSNDEEYVDKWADQYDDEDEDELERA
- a CDS encoding universal stress protein produces the protein MADEEYGVDQVDAGDATTHGAVVAAVVPGQSPRVLKEAMHYARLLDAPLLVVHVDVTRFVTYEDPDGYVHSAPIDVNIASGESDLEEVRQSADDVLAGSGLTWSIRQLVGDPALALKHLGDKIDARIFVVGTRKHGFGESLREFFTGSVAARLSHRQHRPVLVIPLGEPVPDDEDPWSA
- a CDS encoding PadR family transcriptional regulator codes for the protein MAPVFSHGDLRLYLLSLLNEGPRHGYDIMQALSDRTGGTYTPSAGTVYPRLAKLEEEGLVTKTVEGRKTIYAITEAGRAEVAARSGELEDIEEGLADSVRLIADEVRGSVREAMKSLRADLASATRQERAGAPRDEPGADPRVRSREQLNRADAAVNDFRVRVRSDLRTFVSQGGQLADTLVDDLVDGLDRIARDVTRTLRG